In Candidatus Polarisedimenticolia bacterium, one DNA window encodes the following:
- a CDS encoding response regulator has translation MPKAKEAPALTQLPSNLGKALVVDDEPVVRILYAEVLEAMGFKVDTAADATQGLDRLKASPYNLIISDIRMPGMTGVEFLLKSDSVRSGSQERFVFTTGLLDSLNAHEYMIATEKPCIMKPAKVENIQQTILQFLQKFPPEHS, from the coding sequence ATGCCCAAGGCCAAGGAAGCACCCGCCCTTACCCAGCTCCCTTCGAATCTCGGCAAGGCGCTGGTGGTCGATGACGAGCCGGTCGTCCGCATCCTTTACGCGGAGGTGCTGGAGGCGATGGGTTTCAAGGTCGACACGGCGGCCGACGCCACGCAAGGTCTCGATCGTCTCAAGGCGTCGCCCTACAACCTGATCATCTCCGACATCCGCATGCCTGGGATGACCGGCGTCGAGTTCCTCCTCAAATCCGATTCGGTGCGCTCCGGCAGCCAGGAGCGCTTCGTCTTCACGACGGGATTGCTGGACAGCCTCAACGCGCACGAGTACATGATCGCCACCGAGAAGCCCTGCATCATGAAGCCCGCCAAGGTCGAGAACATCCAGCAGACCATCCTGCAGTTCCTCCAGAAATTCCCCCCCGAGCATTCCTGA